In one window of Lewinella sp. 4G2 DNA:
- a CDS encoding helix-hairpin-helix domain-containing protein yields MANIKKEVAALISRFDAAQEAFLANSADVKKLRKTHKKELKQAGKDLKKANQQIAALKEEVVELQKALSEKTSALTLAEAKVMDQKKPAAKTTRKPATKSTGRRGRPRKNAPKPATAEATPAKSAPTTATAAVTSAAKAKGGAAPKASEAKPAAPKRRGRPAGSKNKTTATPTKATAKPTAAAKKTAAKSSAKPATKAAPKPKAAPAPAGVKRGRGRPRTKPVVEASPLTKINGVGPALAKALEAGGITTVAQAAKASNSKITEIFNTVGRRYKDPDQAKIQAFRDAATAAK; encoded by the coding sequence ATGGCTAATATTAAAAAAGAAGTCGCCGCGTTGATCTCACGATTTGACGCTGCGCAAGAAGCTTTTCTCGCAAATTCCGCCGACGTAAAGAAATTACGCAAAACCCACAAAAAGGAGCTCAAGCAAGCTGGCAAGGACCTGAAAAAAGCCAACCAGCAAATTGCAGCGCTCAAGGAAGAGGTAGTCGAATTGCAAAAAGCCCTTTCCGAAAAGACCAGTGCGCTAACGCTAGCGGAAGCGAAGGTTATGGATCAGAAAAAACCTGCCGCCAAAACCACCCGCAAGCCAGCCACTAAATCTACGGGCCGCCGCGGCCGCCCCCGCAAGAACGCACCTAAGCCAGCAACGGCCGAAGCGACCCCAGCCAAGTCTGCCCCAACAACCGCCACCGCAGCCGTTACTTCCGCCGCGAAGGCCAAGGGTGGTGCTGCCCCCAAAGCAAGCGAGGCCAAGCCCGCCGCACCCAAGCGCCGTGGACGCCCCGCCGGTAGCAAAAACAAGACTACGGCAACGCCCACCAAAGCAACCGCGAAGCCAACCGCTGCCGCCAAGAAAACGGCTGCTAAAAGTTCCGCCAAGCCCGCCACCAAGGCAGCTCCCAAGCCGAAAGCTGCGCCAGCTCCCGCCGGCGTAAAGCGTGGCCGTGGCCGCCCCCGCACCAAGCCAGTTGTTGAGGCTAGCCCGCTGACGAAGATCAACGGCGTAGGCCCAGCACTTGCAAAAGCCCTCGAGGCAGGCGGTATCACTACCGTTGCTCAGGCCGCTAAAGCCAGCAACTCGAAGATCACTGAGATCTTCAACACTGTGGGCCGCCGTTACAAAGATCCGGACCAGGCCAAGATTCAGGCCTTCCGCGACGCTGCAACTGCCGCCAAGTAG
- a CDS encoding RNA polymerase sigma factor, which yields MDYTAILHNDERSFVDALSRGDRQAQRVLYEEYYGALMSICQRYAGSEDEALDLLHESFIKIFQKIGRYESGTALIAWMRRITVNTAIDQYRRNSRRRTEDLDSAYGISSDAPDVFAQFGAREILSAVQKLPPTYRTIFNLYVVEGYSHKEIAEQLSITDSTSRSNLVKARGKLQKVLTAPGR from the coding sequence ATGGACTATACCGCAATACTGCACAATGATGAGCGAAGCTTCGTCGATGCCCTTTCGAGGGGAGACCGGCAGGCCCAGCGCGTGCTGTACGAAGAGTACTACGGAGCCTTGATGTCCATTTGCCAGCGTTATGCCGGCAGTGAGGACGAAGCGTTGGATCTGTTGCACGAGAGTTTCATCAAGATCTTCCAAAAAATTGGTCGCTACGAATCCGGTACCGCGCTCATCGCGTGGATGCGCCGGATTACCGTGAATACGGCCATCGATCAGTACCGGCGCAATAGCCGCCGCCGTACGGAGGATCTGGATAGCGCCTACGGTATCTCATCGGATGCACCGGATGTGTTCGCACAGTTCGGCGCCCGGGAGATCCTCAGCGCGGTACAAAAGTTACCACCCACGTACCGGACCATATTCAACCTCTACGTTGTGGAGGGATACAGTCACAAGGAAATCGCCGAACAGCTCTCCATTACGGATTCCACGAGCCGCTCGAACCTGGTAAAAGCCCGGGGTAAACTGCAAAAAGTTTTGACCGCCCCCGGCCGCTAA
- the proB gene encoding glutamate 5-kinase: MYRSVVIKVGTNVLTRPDGRLDVTNISHLVDQIAALKRAGVSLVLVSSGAVGAGRELLTVGEEFGDVARRQVLSAIGQVRLMELYRQLFAGHQLLCAQVLATKGDFRDELHADNMLNCFRALLHDQIVPVVNENDVVSVTELMFTDNDELAGLAARMLEVDALIILSSVDGLYDGPPDASESRLIREVAAADESVHSFVQEAKTSFGRGGMATKLRIAGETAREGIPVLLGNGRAPNILEALLTKEWPGTRVS, translated from the coding sequence ATGTATAGATCCGTTGTAATCAAGGTAGGTACTAATGTGCTGACACGGCCCGACGGCCGGTTGGACGTAACGAATATCAGCCATTTGGTTGATCAGATTGCCGCGCTAAAGCGAGCGGGGGTTTCCCTTGTACTGGTCTCTTCGGGAGCCGTAGGGGCGGGCCGGGAACTATTGACCGTCGGGGAGGAGTTCGGCGACGTCGCCCGCCGGCAGGTACTCAGCGCTATCGGTCAGGTACGGCTTATGGAGTTGTACCGCCAATTGTTTGCGGGCCACCAATTATTGTGCGCGCAAGTACTGGCCACGAAAGGAGACTTTCGCGATGAACTCCACGCCGACAATATGCTGAATTGCTTCCGGGCGCTCCTCCACGATCAGATCGTGCCGGTGGTGAACGAGAACGATGTGGTGTCCGTCACCGAACTCATGTTTACGGATAACGACGAACTGGCTGGCCTTGCCGCACGGATGCTGGAGGTTGATGCCCTAATCATCCTCTCCAGCGTGGACGGGCTCTACGATGGCCCGCCCGACGCTTCGGAGAGCCGACTGATTCGCGAAGTGGCGGCGGCGGATGAATCCGTGCACAGCTTCGTGCAGGAAGCCAAGACCAGCTTTGGCCGCGGCGGAATGGCAACGAAGCTGCGGATTGCGGGGGAAACCGCCCGGGAGGGCATCCCGGTCCTGCTTGGTAATGGCCGGGCCCCGAACATCCTCGAAGCCTTGCTGACGAAGGAGTGGCCGGGGACCCGCGTATCGTAA
- a CDS encoding DUF4173 domain-containing protein — MDHNFEIQSTTQGETAAIAPSLSKSLIATLGLAASYAFLFFHYELGLNVLIFDTLLLLTALRLRPDLPKYRSFPWVTGGLLFSAVAVVIVNSPASLVAHHISLLLFVGCVQARELRFIWFGLLLGCFHLTAGLLPRLKKFHSNHDASWTTRFYRQLGPVLAALIIATPFFLFYLLGNAALGDLFGEISLYFSDVELSSTLLPTLLLMLLGAVIATATLVKTRKSSLVDLQAGFTDELAPHQSDFEVLLPPFRTYKKLKREARLAISTLAILNVLLLTVNLADLRYVWLSTDELTAATLSQYVHAGTTHLIASIFLAMGVILYFFRGSLNFLATPGLKPLAVAWVAQNFLLLLSVGLRNYHYVDAYGLAIGRIYVFIALLILAFGLLTLYRKVTQQLSLTYLLHSNGMALWLSLLLFGAINWAGVITRYNLSTQDTTEIDWDYLYYGFGGRNDFLLYTHPKAIAVDVVGDKRRYTSTYRYADWRSWNYAQYRVNQMVPHPNVWR; from the coding sequence ATCCCTTTCCAAGTCGCTGATTGCCACTCTAGGCCTGGCCGCAAGCTATGCCTTCCTCTTCTTCCATTACGAACTGGGCCTGAACGTACTCATCTTCGACACTCTCTTGTTGTTGACGGCCCTCCGCTTACGACCGGACCTGCCTAAATACCGAAGTTTCCCGTGGGTAACGGGCGGACTGCTCTTCAGTGCAGTGGCAGTCGTTATCGTGAACTCCCCGGCCAGCCTAGTGGCTCACCACATCAGCCTTTTGCTCTTCGTGGGGTGCGTGCAAGCTCGGGAACTGCGCTTCATTTGGTTTGGACTACTCCTGGGCTGCTTCCACCTTACCGCAGGACTACTGCCCCGGCTGAAAAAATTCCATAGCAACCACGACGCTTCCTGGACCACACGCTTCTATCGGCAACTCGGCCCCGTTCTGGCAGCACTGATAATTGCCACCCCTTTCTTCCTTTTCTACCTGCTCGGTAACGCTGCCCTGGGAGATCTCTTCGGCGAGATCAGTCTATACTTCTCTGACGTTGAGCTTTCATCTACCCTTCTGCCTACACTTTTACTGATGCTCCTCGGGGCAGTAATAGCGACGGCTACGCTTGTGAAGACGCGCAAGTCAAGCCTCGTCGACCTACAGGCCGGGTTTACGGATGAATTAGCTCCCCATCAGTCTGATTTCGAAGTACTTCTACCTCCCTTCAGGACCTATAAAAAATTGAAACGGGAGGCACGTCTGGCCATCTCTACTTTGGCCATCCTCAACGTTTTGTTACTGACCGTTAACCTGGCCGACCTACGTTACGTGTGGTTGAGTACGGACGAGCTGACCGCCGCCACCCTCAGCCAGTACGTACACGCGGGTACGACTCATCTCATCGCCTCCATCTTCCTAGCGATGGGTGTCATCCTCTACTTCTTCCGGGGGAGCCTCAACTTTCTCGCTACGCCGGGGCTGAAGCCACTTGCCGTCGCCTGGGTGGCCCAGAATTTCCTCCTGCTCCTTTCCGTTGGCCTGCGGAATTACCATTACGTGGATGCTTACGGCCTTGCCATTGGTCGAATCTACGTTTTCATTGCCCTCCTGATTTTGGCGTTTGGACTGCTCACCCTCTACCGAAAGGTAACTCAACAACTTAGTCTGACCTACCTGCTGCACAGCAACGGGATGGCTCTCTGGTTGAGCCTACTACTCTTCGGCGCCATCAATTGGGCCGGGGTGATCACCCGCTATAACCTGAGCACCCAGGACACTACAGAGATTGATTGGGATTATCTCTATTACGGTTTCGGCGGCCGCAACGACTTCCTCCTCTATACCCACCCCAAAGCCATTGCCGTAGACGTAGTTGGCGATAAACGCCGCTACACGAGTACCTATCGCTACGCAGACTGGCGTTCCTGGAATTACGCCCAGTATCGAGTTAACCAAATGGTCCCCCATCCTAACGTGTGGCGTTAG